One Vibrio neonatus genomic window carries:
- a CDS encoding DUF3306 domain-containing protein codes for MSRGLFERLLHKHASPVDTEDEQRKSDHIADSATENVELEPHSLDTLPLDDAALDSSKLDSSTLNETDALIEVEELESEQAVEGLSTDNELASEDVEGVEDEERKQGNAMSALLASDSAPEIKKRALRSLFFSGQFSEVDELNDYHQDFSQMKPLSADVASKLRHWAGEKASDLSEEIIEQSEIDTENSPLAEEKQVNTDKELCEHSACEPSLDDEAQKLELAKQESSEQDLADNTLNNKPESGSDPFKS; via the coding sequence ATGAGTCGAGGTTTGTTTGAAAGATTACTGCATAAACATGCTTCGCCAGTAGATACTGAAGACGAACAACGCAAAAGTGACCATATTGCAGATTCTGCAACAGAAAATGTCGAACTAGAGCCACATTCTCTCGATACTCTTCCATTAGATGATGCTGCGCTCGATTCTTCTAAGTTAGATTCCTCTACGCTAAATGAAACAGACGCTCTTATTGAAGTCGAAGAACTTGAGAGCGAACAAGCAGTTGAAGGGCTGAGTACTGATAATGAATTGGCGAGCGAGGATGTTGAAGGTGTTGAAGATGAAGAACGCAAGCAAGGCAATGCTATGTCTGCGCTGCTGGCCTCAGATTCCGCTCCAGAGATAAAAAAACGCGCTTTACGCAGTTTATTCTTTAGCGGCCAATTTAGTGAAGTGGATGAGCTTAATGATTACCACCAAGATTTTAGCCAAATGAAACCGCTAAGCGCAGATGTTGCCAGTAAGTTAAGGCATTGGGCGGGTGAGAAAGCCAGCGATCTAAGCGAAGAGATCATCGAACAGTCCGAGATAGATACTGAAAATAGCCCTTTAGCAGAAGAAAAGCAGGTAAACACAGACAAAGAGTTGTGTGAACATTCCGCTTGTGAGCCAAGCCTTGATGATGAAGCGCAAAAGCTAGAGTTAGCTAAGCAGGAGAGCTCAGAGCAGGATTTGGCGGATAATACTTTGAATAATAAGCCTGAAAGTGGATCTGATCCTTTTAAATCTTAA
- a CDS encoding substrate-binding domain-containing protein, protein MSLHALSLRAFLQRIQRSKTIILTLACALFFTLPAHADSKTLKMATTTSTYHSGLLDYLLPKFKQQTGYEVQLLVTGSGKALKMGEMGDVDIVLTHSPKAEKAFLDSNFGVDPHAVMYNDFIIVGPKNNPAKLTDADNAAQALQKIADSKSVFISRGDDSGTNKKELALWAINNTAHDWSNYRSIGQGMGPTLNMSSELQGYTLTDRGTWLAYQEKLDLGIWVQGDPALFNQYQIIRVNPERYSGLNAAGAKALSQWFISDKAQKLINDFQVKGQKLFTANAKTSK, encoded by the coding sequence ATGTCTTTACATGCTCTCTCTTTACGTGCTTTTCTGCAACGCATACAACGCAGCAAAACCATCATTCTCACTTTAGCCTGTGCGTTATTTTTTACCCTGCCCGCACACGCTGACTCAAAAACGCTAAAAATGGCTACCACCACCAGCACCTATCACTCTGGGTTGCTCGATTACCTATTACCTAAATTTAAACAGCAAACCGGTTACGAAGTGCAGTTGCTAGTTACTGGCTCAGGAAAAGCGTTAAAAATGGGCGAAATGGGCGATGTTGATATTGTTCTTACTCACTCACCAAAAGCCGAAAAAGCCTTTTTAGACTCGAATTTTGGCGTTGACCCTCACGCGGTAATGTATAACGACTTCATTATTGTTGGCCCTAAAAACAACCCAGCTAAATTAACAGATGCTGACAATGCAGCGCAGGCTTTACAGAAAATCGCTGACAGTAAATCTGTGTTTATTTCTCGCGGTGACGATTCTGGTACCAATAAAAAAGAGTTGGCGCTGTGGGCAATCAATAATACCGCGCACGACTGGTCAAACTATCGCTCAATTGGTCAAGGCATGGGACCGACTCTTAATATGAGCTCTGAATTACAAGGCTATACTCTAACCGATAGAGGCACTTGGCTTGCGTATCAAGAGAAGCTTGATCTTGGAATTTGGGTGCAAGGCGACCCAGCTTTGTTTAATCAATACCAAATCATTCGAGTCAACCCTGAACGTTACAGCGGATTGAATGCGGCTGGCGCGAAAGCCTTGAGCCAATGGTTTATCAGCGATAAAGCACAAAAGCTTATCAATGACTTCCAAGTAAAAGGACAAAAACTGTTTACGGCTAACGCTAAAACATCTAAATAA
- a CDS encoding 4Fe-4S dicluster domain-containing protein produces MLKEFLAQSTSSNGLARSYACNNTLELSNLIPPTVSYESQGALLIIANEQDLENLQQQFSSMASVTFAVSAGTNTKGAINPYFFSLAQLSGYLGRFSFHILQTSSISKVELAPVAIAQPHFDLVLDFSAEALIDSEVPPVGYFPVGRGYPKLEDAIEEINALIGTFDKPKFFRLDTDKCAHSSRGVKGCERCILSCPAGALTSEGRDEIGYKIEINPYLCQGVGTCATSCPTGAIEYALPYPNETQGFIERTLHNYQAQGGTNPIVLFCSEEHETYNLMALRALPDNVIPIVVNELPSVGIDTWFAALSNGASQVLFAASRRMPATIIRVLNEEVTVAKTLLRQLGIHAESIDILYLEDLRQSKPVLIETPLNVHVGEIEGDKRARLFQSLDALAQSFTPLQAQAALPQGAPYGTVACDTDKCTLCMACVAVCPTMALHNEGQVPMLNFIEQDCVQCGLCEGACPENALDLTPRINWDQQQRSSALTLNQDEPALCLRCDKAFAPKSMITMLQSKLKGHSHFSDEQAIRRIAMCEDCRVADIYQEMAKDPTKQLKY; encoded by the coding sequence ATGCTAAAGGAATTTTTGGCGCAATCAACATCTAGCAATGGCCTAGCACGCAGTTACGCTTGTAACAACACGTTAGAGCTTTCAAATCTTATTCCCCCGACAGTGAGCTATGAAAGCCAAGGGGCATTGCTGATCATTGCAAATGAGCAAGATTTAGAAAACTTACAGCAACAATTCTCATCCATGGCATCTGTCACCTTTGCTGTGTCAGCCGGAACAAATACCAAGGGTGCTATCAATCCATATTTTTTCTCATTAGCCCAATTATCTGGGTATCTAGGACGTTTCTCGTTTCATATTTTACAAACGAGCTCTATTTCTAAGGTAGAGCTTGCGCCTGTGGCGATCGCGCAACCCCATTTTGATCTGGTGCTAGATTTTAGCGCAGAGGCGTTGATTGACAGTGAAGTGCCTCCGGTTGGGTATTTTCCTGTTGGCAGAGGCTATCCAAAACTGGAAGACGCTATCGAAGAAATTAATGCCTTAATCGGAACCTTTGATAAGCCTAAATTCTTCCGCCTTGATACCGACAAATGCGCGCACAGTTCGCGCGGAGTGAAAGGGTGCGAGCGTTGCATTCTTTCTTGTCCTGCCGGGGCGCTGACAAGTGAAGGGCGAGACGAAATTGGCTATAAAATTGAGATCAATCCTTATCTGTGTCAGGGCGTGGGCACTTGCGCCACGTCTTGCCCAACGGGCGCGATTGAATATGCCTTGCCTTATCCAAATGAAACCCAAGGGTTTATTGAGCGCACCTTACACAATTATCAAGCGCAAGGTGGCACTAATCCCATCGTGCTGTTTTGTAGTGAAGAGCACGAAACCTACAACCTTATGGCGCTAAGAGCACTGCCCGATAATGTGATTCCTATTGTGGTAAATGAATTACCGTCAGTGGGCATCGATACTTGGTTTGCCGCACTGAGCAACGGCGCATCACAAGTGTTGTTTGCCGCGAGTCGCCGTATGCCAGCCACCATTATTCGAGTATTAAACGAAGAAGTGACGGTGGCGAAAACCTTACTCAGACAGCTTGGTATTCACGCTGAAAGTATCGATATTTTATACCTTGAAGATCTCAGACAAAGTAAACCTGTACTAATTGAAACGCCGCTGAATGTGCATGTGGGCGAGATAGAAGGCGATAAGCGCGCAAGACTATTTCAATCACTAGATGCATTGGCGCAATCATTTACCCCTCTGCAAGCGCAAGCGGCTCTGCCACAGGGCGCTCCATACGGCACAGTGGCATGTGATACCGATAAGTGCACCTTGTGTATGGCATGTGTGGCAGTTTGTCCAACCATGGCTCTGCACAACGAAGGGCAAGTCCCTATGCTTAATTTCATTGAGCAAGATTGCGTGCAATGTGGTTTGTGTGAAGGAGCTTGTCCAGAAAATGCCTTGGATTTAACCCCAAGAATTAACTGGGATCAGCAGCAGCGCAGCAGTGCACTCACCTTAAATCAAGACGAGCCTGCTTTGTGTTTACGCTGCGACAAAGCCTTTGCTCCTAAGTCGATGATTACGATGTTACAGAGCAAATTAAAAGGCCACAGCCACTTTTCAGATGAGCAAGCCATACGCCGAATTGCCATGTGTGAAGACTGTCGAGTCGCCGATATTTATCAAGAAATGGCGAAAGATCCTACAAAACAGCTAAAATATTAA
- a CDS encoding formate dehydrogenase accessory sulfurtransferase FdhD, whose protein sequence is MPQTPNIVAVGQPPSQTQTVTVFDEYGEPLSKDIACECPLTVLLNWREIVTLMTLGSHPGALVLGYLKNQSFLTDPTQLDSVLIDWETNSVAVVTKENTDFLETALKKKTVTSGCGQGTMYGNVMKSLENYQVPQTNIKQSGLYATLMALTHYNDTYKKAGAVHGCAICKEGEVVSFVEDVGRHNAVDTLAGEMWLNRESGHDKIFYTTGRLTSEMVIKVAQMGIPTLLSRSGVTQMGLELAERFGITIIARAKGLRFQVYHGIEKIEFDGKSATNDTLNKDQ, encoded by the coding sequence ATGCCTCAAACCCCTAATATCGTAGCGGTTGGCCAGCCCCCCTCTCAGACTCAAACAGTGACTGTTTTTGATGAATACGGAGAACCTCTAAGCAAAGACATTGCGTGTGAGTGTCCCCTTACGGTGCTGCTGAACTGGCGTGAAATCGTCACTTTGATGACGTTAGGTTCTCACCCCGGCGCACTGGTTCTGGGCTATCTAAAAAATCAAAGCTTCTTAACAGACCCTACCCAACTTGATTCGGTGTTGATAGATTGGGAGACAAACAGTGTGGCAGTGGTCACCAAAGAGAACACGGATTTTCTAGAAACTGCGCTGAAAAAGAAAACTGTCACCTCAGGTTGCGGCCAAGGCACCATGTACGGCAACGTCATGAAAAGCTTAGAAAACTACCAAGTGCCTCAAACTAACATTAAGCAAAGTGGCTTATATGCCACCTTGATGGCACTGACTCACTATAACGACACCTACAAAAAAGCCGGCGCGGTGCATGGCTGCGCCATTTGTAAAGAAGGCGAAGTGGTCTCTTTTGTGGAAGATGTGGGTCGGCATAACGCTGTGGATACATTAGCCGGTGAAATGTGGCTCAACCGAGAATCAGGACACGATAAAATTTTCTACACCACTGGCCGTTTGACCTCCGAGATGGTAATTAAAGTGGCGCAAATGGGCATCCCTACTCTGTTGTCTCGCTCAGGGGTGACGCAAATGGGTTTAGAGCTTGCCGAGCGTTTTGGTATCACCATCATTGCCCGCGCTAAAGGACTGCGTTTTCAGGTTTATCACGGCATTGAAAAAATTGAATTTGACGGCAAATCTGCCACTAATGACACACTCAACAAGGATCAGTAA
- a CDS encoding ABC transporter permease has translation MDIGATSIEAVKLLLNFDPTLWKVVSISFSVSLFALSLSLLPAIGLALLLAYAPFPGRNFLLSIINTLQAVPTVVIGLLLYMTLSRSGPLGDWQWLFTQKAMILGQILIAMPILISMLQAGFQSVDMRNVETSITLGKSYPQIFKALMWETRFALIAAVVTAFSRIVTEVGCSMMVGGNILGHTRNIPTAIALESQRGAFAQGVALGIVLLLLALILNFVLTAMRGQSHLRV, from the coding sequence ATGGATATTGGTGCAACAAGTATAGAAGCGGTCAAGCTGCTTCTAAATTTTGACCCTACACTGTGGAAGGTAGTCTCTATCTCCTTCAGTGTATCCTTGTTTGCGTTGAGTTTATCGCTATTGCCAGCTATTGGGCTGGCTTTATTGCTCGCTTATGCGCCTTTCCCTGGGCGAAATTTTCTCCTCTCAATCATCAATACATTACAAGCCGTACCTACCGTAGTGATAGGACTGCTACTGTATATGACCTTATCGCGCTCTGGGCCTCTCGGTGATTGGCAATGGTTATTTACACAAAAAGCGATGATTCTTGGGCAGATACTTATCGCAATGCCTATTCTTATTTCAATGCTACAAGCTGGATTTCAAAGCGTCGACATGCGTAATGTCGAAACCTCGATCACGCTTGGAAAGTCTTATCCGCAAATTTTTAAAGCATTGATGTGGGAAACCCGTTTTGCATTGATTGCGGCTGTGGTCACCGCATTTTCTCGTATTGTTACAGAAGTGGGCTGTTCTATGATGGTAGGAGGGAATATTCTAGGTCATACACGTAATATCCCAACTGCGATTGCCTTAGAAAGTCAGCGCGGTGCATTTGCGCAAGGGGTTGCTCTTGGCATCGTACTTTTGTTACTTGCCTTGATATTAAATTTTGTCTTAACCGCCATGCGCGGGCAAAGTCACCTACGAGTCTAG
- a CDS encoding DUF3305 domain-containing protein — MKTEDNWPVRCQIILHQTQNSRWQTSNWQVDEIFLDPCASELGVESEIQLFKDERTDYRFNLNSDNPKLFVVLENDIERLNLVSVTVSQSVAGSYLDGDYLVLSVDLPLPVQVWMEAYLARHGELIEHKRKKRKGAGRASQ; from the coding sequence ATGAAAACGGAAGATAATTGGCCCGTTCGATGTCAGATTATTCTACATCAGACACAAAATTCTAGATGGCAAACCAGTAATTGGCAGGTTGATGAGATATTTCTAGACCCTTGTGCTAGCGAACTTGGCGTAGAATCTGAGATCCAACTTTTTAAAGATGAACGTACGGATTACCGTTTTAACCTCAATTCTGACAACCCTAAGCTATTTGTGGTTTTGGAAAATGACATTGAAAGGTTAAATTTGGTCAGTGTCACCGTTTCTCAAAGTGTTGCTGGCAGTTATTTAGACGGTGACTATTTAGTGCTATCGGTTGATCTACCTTTACCGGTGCAAGTGTGGATGGAAGCCTATTTGGCGCGCCATGGCGAGCTGATTGAACACAAGCGTAAAAAGCGCAAGGGAGCAGGGCGTGCCAGTCAATAA